In a single window of the Thunnus albacares chromosome 1, fThuAlb1.1, whole genome shotgun sequence genome:
- the LOC122982402 gene encoding proteolipid protein 2 — protein sequence MSEDQNITTTMDVDTAFLKSKRGILKLAEMVTLFVAFVCFATASRSEHIAATFIELLITSFLLLLYLLKLNKKFTLFFWPLVDAFNSVFAAVYFLVLSIIALRTYAFTGTLVGGIIGFLSAGLLTVDTYTIFKNITFNKPRNETQNQVSQDMT from the exons ATGTCAGAGGATCAAAATATAACAACGACCATGGACGTGGACACTGCTTTTCTCAAATCGAAGAGAGGCATCCTGAAACTAGCAGAGATG gTGACTCTGTTTGTGGCGTTCGTGTGTTTTGCCACAGCATCCAGATCAGAGCACATTGCAGCCACGTTCATAGAGTTGCTGATCACTTCATTTCTGCTGTTACTGTACCTGCTCAAACTCAACAAGAAGTTTACTCTCTTCTTTTGGCCTCTCGTT gatgctttcaattcagtttttgcAGCAGTCTACTTTCTCGTCTTGAGTATTATTGCCTTGAGAACATATGCTTTCACAGGCACACTGGTTGGAGGG ATAATTGGTTTCTTGTCAGCTGGGCTGCTGACTGTGGACACCTACACAATTTTCAAGAACATCACATTCAACAAGCCAAGAAATGAAACCCAGAATCAAGTCAGTcaagacatgacatga